The genomic interval GCCAATATCGCCTGTAGCACCAATCACTATGATATGGCTTTGAGATATATCTTTATCTAAGACCTGGCAAGCATCTTTCACATTTTGCACGATAAAGGCAGCCGTAAGGGTATTGCCTGTAGTAAAAACAGTTTGAAGCCCAGCTGGAAGCAGCTTAGTCTGGCCCTCGAGCACAATGGAAGTAAAACCACCAAGGGTAGCAATAGGCGCTCCTAATGTATTGGCACAAAAGGCAGCTTCCTTTACTTTCTGTATATTCTCTTTCAAGTGAATGCTTACCAAAGAATCTGGGCCTATAAAAGTTTCTACATAGCAGCCAGTGATTTTTTTGTTGTTCAGCGTGGAAGTAACATCAATCTTAAATAAACTTCTGGCAGGAAAAAACGGGAAAATATACCTGATTTCTTCCTCTACAACCTGATTCGTTTGGCTACCCCGCATCTGATTCACCATCGCATATACATTTTCCCACCTCTCCTGATGGCCAAGAATAGCAAAATCGCATGAATCAGTTATAGGAAGTTTTACTTGCATACAATCAGGCGGAATGAATTTCTTTGTCAGCTACCGGGGAAGGTTCCCGGGTGAGTTCGGGCCCTAACCATAACTTTATATAAATGTGCCAGAAAGAAAGTTCTTTAGTAGTGGATTGAATACATTTTGGCAAATAAATCCAGGGCATTTTGGGATACTGGTGATGCGCAAGGTGTATATTAAAATTCAGATATAAATACCTGACAAGCAACGGCATTTTCAGGTTATGTGCTCCATTTATGATATCTCTGGGCGAAAAAGCATGCGTTACATAATTTTGAGACGACCACACAAAAGCATGGCAGAAATAAGCCCCAATCAGAAAATATATATCCAGTTTCAGCAGAAAAAATATAATGAACTGGAAAGCAATAACAAGATAGCTTTCCAGGCGGATCTTAACAAGCAGTTTATCTTTATTAGCACCCTGTATAATTCCTTTAATTTCATGATTCCAGCTGAAAAGTTTAGAAAAAACCAGTTTGGGAAGCAGGGCAAACAATACAACAGCTACCACGATCATTATCCATTCCATGCCCAGGCGGACTATATAAAAATAGCCCTGCCTAAGCCATTTCTGTTGATGTGCATAATATAAATCCCACATCTCATAGTCTGTACGGTTATGTTTATGGTGGTTTAAATGGCACTTGCGGATAAAAGTAAAAGGGGCAACAAATATCCATGAAAGCACCACACCCAGCCAATAATTCAGTTTGCGGTTTGGATGCATCATATCATGCTCAGCTTCATGAATCAAGGAGTACAGCGGTATCATGAGTATAGCAAACAATATGGCTAAACCAGATTGATAAAGCATCTTCTCTGTGTGCGAACCCATATATAAAACCAGCAAAGCACCTGCAAAACAGCTACCTCCAATTGTCAAATTAAGGCGGTAAGGAATAGGATAAACAATCTCCTCTTTCATGCGAAACTCAGGTTGAATGATACATATGCTTATTTGTGATCGCCTTAAAAGGGAAGATTAACAATCCATACCGTTGTTTCTTCTCCTGGCAACCCAATAGCATCCAGTGCCCGGGCATAAGTCCTCAGGGCATTAGCCCGCACATAACGAATGGAAAGCCCGATCTCATCCAGATCATCTTTCATACAATTGCCATTACATACTCCGCAATGTCCCATCGAATCTGTAGAAGCTGTCCATTGGGCCAATATGGTCATTACATCTTCATGAATAGCTTTGAACTTTTGAATAAATAATGACTTATTGAGCTGCAACTCCTGTTGCAAAATTTCAGTAGCATGGCTCAGGTGCTCTTTTTCCTGGTCAGAGGTCTGAAGTAATAAGGCACCTATTTCACCCCCTATGGCCTCTCCGGCATCTTTGTACATCGACACAGCAAACGATTCAAGCATCACTTCCTGAATAATCAGGCAAGCAATAAAATCACCTTTTTGGGCATATTTCAAAAATTTATCCCGCAGCGTTTTCCAATATACGCCTTCAATATTGGCCACAACAGGTAAATCATTGGCACTAGCTATCCTCTGAAAGCCCAGCGCATGCTGCCTTTCACTTTCTGCATGTTCTACCGCTTCCATTTTTTCGTGAATATCCGCCATAAGGCCGGCAAGCGAAGCAAAATTAGACATGCCTACCAGTTCTCCACTAATGGCCTGCGATAATACATCTGCAATTACTTTTCTGCGCCTGACTGTGTCAGAATTTATCATGATTTGGGTTTCCATACTATAAACATTAAACCAGTGAATAATCTTCAAAAGGAACGCCAGCCATTATTTCGTTAAGCAAGGCTGTGTTATTTTTTAAACTTGTAATGTATCCTACAGATTTGAATTCAAATTTGTAGAACTGTTTGAAGCAGGACAGAAGAGGATCTTTTTCATGTAAGCCTATGCTTACAAAATGAAAATTTCCCGTAAATGCCTGATGCCTGGCCTGATTTACCAGGTCTAACAATGCAGCCTCCTGGCCTTTCAGGCAATAAAAATTATTTATATACAGAATCTTAATAGCCTCTCCAATCTCCGGCAATGGGAACAAAGGCAGCACTTTACCCAAACTATTTACAGTATATACCAGCATTTTTAGATAGGGCTTCAGGCCAATTATTACATTCTGCTTGTAAGGCAACGTATCTATAAGTGTAATGGCAGCAACTGGCTGTTTTTGAATATATGCCACAAGTACTGCCTGGCTTTGCACTGGATCTGCACATAAAATTTTCCCTAACTGATACTGCTGATAAAACTGATTAAATTGTTTAAGTAGATCAGCATCAAATGCTTGCTGGCAAATCTGATACGTACTATTTTTTACAGGCTTTCTGGCAGGCAGAAATTGATATACACTAAATTTTCCCAATATATGGAAAACCGGAAGAGCTGCACGGCCTTCAAAAACTGGCAGCACCCGGTTATTGCCATCAGCCACTGTACAAAAAAGCAGGTCTGCTCCTTGTGATTGCAGATAGTGCTGCATCTGAGAAACCAGCTTAAAGGCGTATACCTGTGACCGGAAAGCATTATCTATTTTCAAATCACTTAAGTAATACAGGTCTGTTGCTTGTTTATTGACAAAAACCTTATTTTTTGAAGCTGAAAAACTTCCTATAATCCGGCTGTTCTTTTCCAGAACATACGTAATACTTTTTCCTCTCGCCTCCAGAAGACTAAAAAAATCAGGCTTCCTGTCAATGCGCAGAGATATGCTGCCCTGCATGGGATTGCTGGCGGTGAGTACCAGTAATGGTTCGTTATCGGAGGGTTCAGCAATTCTGATCATAGAGGAAGATAACCGAAATCCTTATAAGGCATTTCCAGCGAATGAATCATAATATATAAAAATATTATATTCGCTGAAAGCAATTATTTACCTGAAGGTCAATATTCCTGAAAGCCCTCATTAAAATTTATGCCTATTAAATGGGATATTGATAATTATTCTATCTTCTCCAGCAGCATTATAACTAAACAAAAAATATAGTCGCACCTTATAGTTGATAAAATGAGTTATGTCAATACTGGCTCCACATATCCATGAATCAGAAGAAACATTATAGTTGCTGTCTTCGCTTTAATAGCTGTAGTGTTGATATACAATATAGCCTTCCAGAAAAAAATGGTAAGAGTGCTACCAAAACACACAAATGCGCTTAGTCTAGTCCTCTAATCAATATCAACCCACGCTTGTAAAAGCAACTTTTAAACCGTAGCCAGCAATAGCTTCACAAATTCATCTATTTTATCTTCGTATTCCTCGGTTAAGGTAATTCCCAGCTCTTTCAAGGATGTCAGATTTTCAGGTTCGGCATTATCAATGTCGGCTTCTATGTCTATGGGCAGTTCGGGATTGATGCGCAGGTACTGATTGCTTTTACCGATGTTTTCATATAACTGGCTCAAATGATAGTCAACCGTTTCTGCATTGGCTGTAGCGGCAATGTCAATAATAGGTTTGCTCCATGCGGCTAATCCCCAGTCTTTGGCATCCTCGTAAGTATATTGCGTTTTAGGCAACCCGGTTCCCAGAGAAAAAATAAGCAATTGTTCGATAGGCAGTGACCTGAGTTGCGGCTCCTGTTGAGAAAATATCTTACGGGCTTCTGTAAAGGCACATAAAGCAGGGTTATTGGCAAATATACTTCCATCTATTAAGGTATATCCTACGCCGGAAAAAGACTGGATTTCTTTACACTCAAAATAAGTGGGCAAAGCCGTAGCAGCCCTGGCTACATCGCGCACAAAAAAATCGGCGGATGGCTTATCCATGGCACTGGTCCGGTTAAAAAAATAAGCATTCCGTTTAGTAATATCGTAGGCGGTGATCAGGCAGGGCTTGAGCAGATGTTTTAGGTGCAGGTCTTCAAAATAGCTGTTGAATACTTTTTCAATCTCGGTAGAAGAATATTTCTCATCAATTAAACCACCCAGGCTTACAATCTTATGATCGAAGGTTTCATTAAAAATTGTAGCCGCATATTTCACATAGAGATCCACTACCTGACTGGCATTAAACCGTGCCGAATGAATATGCGGCTTTACCGGACTGAGATAGGCACAAGCCAGAATAGCACCGGTACCGGTTCCTGCAATCAGGTCGAAATAATCAGCAAGGCGGCTTTCGGGATTTCCGGTTCTGGCCTGAAGCCTGTGTTCCAGCGTAGCCAGTATTTGTGCAGCAATAATTCCTCTTACGCCTCCTCCATCAATGGAAAGGATGCTTTTGTATTTTTTCGGTTTAGATGGATTCATAAATGATGAGTGATTGTGTGACAGAGTGAATGAGTAAGTAGTATGTTATATAGTGATTTATTAAATGGCTGATATTTCTAATATATACTTCGCTATTCACTCAGTCACACAATCGCTCATTCACTCAATTTTTTCAGCTCCGAGTATAAAACTTTTTTCGCAGATCTGCTAAAAGCAGGTTAATTTTTTGGTAATCCGGATGATCCGGCAGACCGGAAGCCTCATATGCCTGTTCAATGCGTTCCATCTTTTGTTCCGACAATGCCAGCAGTTCTTCATAGGAATAAGCCCCGCCTCTGATCTTAAGGAGTTCATCCCGGTTAGGCCGCCTCACCAGGATATGCTTCTGTACCGCAATTTCTTCTGCCATCTCCAGCAGCCGGATGGTATGCATCATATTTTTGGCATCGTAGTTTTTGCCATGTTGCAAGGTATTGGCATAGCGTTCCTGGTTTCTGTTTTCTACCCATTCCCAGTAGTCCTTATAATCTTTGCAATAGGTAGAATAGCCATCTTTGTTGAAAGAGAGATAGGTAGCAGGCTCCATTCCGGCAGGAACACTACTAAGGGATACATCATTGGAGGAGTCATTGCGGTAAATGCCTGAAAAACCAAACGAGGCAGCAGGTGTATCGTCATAGAATAAGGCATACAGGTTTTTAATGTGAGGCACATTTACCAGTCCGCACCGTTCCTGCACCCAGCTTTTGCCGGCTAGCCACTCTCTGGCCGGTTGCGAACCAATTCCTGCCGTAACATAGCAAAAGTCTATGATCTCTTTCCGTTCGGGAGCCACCGGATTTACTATTTTTTTATTCAATCCTCTCGCCTTCTGCACCTGAGCCCTGGCATATCCTGCTAATGTTACTTTACATAGCTTAGACAAAAACAACTCCGGGCGGATTTGCTCAAACAACGGATGCCGGATGAGCACACAATCTTCAGGCGCATTCAGCATTTCCAGAATATTGGGGTTATTTTTATAAAGCAACTCTATAAACCGCTTCAGCTCATAATATACAATATCATTGTTGGTATCATTTACCTGTTCTATATAGCCCATGCCATAAAAATCAGATTCCGGCAGCACAAATACACCCCGGATATCAGTATCGGAAGTGGGTAGTGAAGTGCCATAGGCTTTACTACCAGAAATGCATTCGAAAATAATCAGGTTCTGCGCTTTGAGTTGTTCAATGGTCATAGTTTTCGTCCATAGTCCACAGACGACGGTCCGCAGCTATTAGCCTTAGTTAGTGTCTGGTCTGTGAATAGTAAATAATCTTATTTTAATTCTTCCGTCAGTTTTTCGATTTCTGCTTTAAGTGTATCATCCAGTTCAACAATTGAAGCTTTTTGCTGGGATAATTCAATTAAGTGGTATCCAATTTTCACAAGTCGTCTCATTTTTGTACCATCATCAGGAGACCAAACTGTTCCACTTTTCTGTCCAGTATCGCTAACTGTAAAATAATAGTTTGCTCCATCCAAACCCCATTCATATTCTGAATATCTCGTATGTGAGATAGCATTCTTAAATAATAATTTCACTACTTCCGCAGAGTTCTTCCTTATCTCTTTTTTATATCTTTCAACTCTAACATGTTGCCAGTTCTTATTTTCCCATATCTTTTCTTTACAGGTATGGTAAACTATGTAATACTTTTCATTTTCCCTATCATATTCAATATCGAGTACGTTTTCTGGCACAAAAGAAGGCATTACTAAAAATCTGATTTCCGGATAATCGGTGAGGCCTTGAAACAACACATTTCTGACTTTTGAATAGTATTCAAACTCAAAAGTATATGCATCAAATATTCCACTAACTGGCGTTAGATGGTCGATTTGCGCATTTGCACTTTTCATTCCCATCAACACAATTAGAAATAGCAACATGACCTTGATTTTTCCCATTTGGCATTAGTTTATATTAAATGTTCATCAGGTAAGGTACTCATAACCGGTTTTAAATTCATTACCTATCTTGAAGTTTGTCGGCTACATAAGTATATATTTTCTACATTCGCATGTATAATTGTGTTTTATGAATATAGAATTTGATAAAAACGAGGATTCCTATAAACAACTGCTTTTTCAGCTGGAAAGCAGGCTGAAAAAAGTGCAGGCAGGTGGAGGCGCAAAAAAAATAGAGGCGCATCATCAGAAAGGCAAGCTCACCGCCAGGGAAAGAATCAATTACCTGATTGATAAAAACAGCTATTTTCTGGAAATAGGTGCTTTTGCTGGAGAAGATATGTACCAGGAAGATGGCGGCTGCCCATCGGGAGGAGTAGTAACCGGCATTGGTTATGTATCTGGAAGGCAATGTGTGATTGTGGCCAATGATGCGACTGTAAAAGCAGGTGCCTGGTTTCCGATCACAGCTAAAAAGAACCTGCGGGCACAGGAAATCTCTATGGAAAACCGTTTGCCTATCATTTACCTCGTAGACAGTGCCGGGGTTTACCTTCCTATGCAGGATGAGATTTTCCCGGATAAAGAACATTTTGGCCGCCAGTTCCGCAATAATGCGCTTATGTCGTCGATGGGAATTGTACAGGTAGCAGCAATTATGGGGAGTTGTGTGGCTGGTGGAGCCTATCTGCCGATTATGTCCGATGAAGCGATGATTGTGGACAAAACCGGTTCTATCTTTCTGGCTGGCTCTTATCTGGTAAAAGCGGCTATCGGCGAAGAAGTAGACAATGAAACCCTGGGCGGTGCTACCATGCACTGCGAAATTTCCGGCGTAACGGATAATAAATATGACTCTGATGAACAGTGCCTGGATGCCATTAGGGGAATATTTGATAAGATGGGTCAATCGCAGCTGGCAGGATTCAGCAAAGTGGTTCCTCTTCCTCCTAAAAAAGCGGCCAAAGATATATATAGCATAATTCCCGCCGACCGGGTAAAACCCTATAATATGCTCGAAATTATCGAACGGCTCGTCGATGATTCGCAATTCGACCAGTATAAAGCTAAATATGGGCAATCGCTGCTCTGCGGACTTGCCAGAATAGAAGGCTGGGCAGTAGGCATCGTAGCCAATCAGCGAAAAGTAGTAAAATCAGGCAAAGGTGAAATGCAGATGGGGGGCGTAATCTATTCAGACTCTGCTGATAAAGCTGCCCGTTTTATCATGAACTGCAACCAGAAGAAAATTCCACTGCTTTTTTTACAGGATGTAACCGGGTTTATGGTGGGGAGCCGGGCGGAACAGGGAGGCATTATTAAAGATGGAGCCAAAATGGTGAATGCCATGGCGAATTCGGTGGTTCCCAAGTTCACTATTATTATCGGCAATTCGTATGGAGCCGGAAATTATGCCATGTGCGGCAAAGCTTACGACCCCAGGCTGATTTTTTCCTGGCCTACGGCACAAATGGCTGTGATGAGTGGTGCTTCAGCAGCTAAAACTTTGCTGCAAATTCAGGTGAGTACCTTAAAAGCCAGAGGAGAAACTGTAACGCCGGAAGCCGAAAAAGCCTTGCTCGAAAAAATAACCAGTCAGTACAATGAGCAACTGTCTCCGTATTATGCAGCCGCCAGGTTGTGGGTAGATGGTATTATTGACCCTATAGAAACCCGGAAAGTGATTGCCATGGGCATAGAAGCGGCTAATCATGCACCCATCAAAAAAAGGTACAATGTGGGAGTGATTCAGACATAATAAATGGTCAGTTGGCATTTAGACTTATGTTTATAAGCGCATTCAATTTTACTGTAATTCCAGTCAGGAATAACCTTTTCACTAATCACTGCTATTTATAATTGTTATTATAAGTCATCTCATAAATATTGCCATAAGATACTTATGAAAAATAGTCAAACTCAGGTATGGAGAACAAGAATCTATTATGGATGGATGGTTGTTTTTATGCATCTGATCATACTTTTAATGGCAGCCTGTCAGATGGAAGAGAGAAAGAAAAGCGCACCTCTCCAGACAACAGATACTTTACAGAACAGCCCACAAAGAGAAGTAACATCAGGAACCAGAGAAGCTTTTCCGGGAGGCGATACGATTCAGCAAGACTGCCAATTTATTCAAGGGCAGGCTGAAAGTCTTTTGGAGGAATACCACCAGAGCCGTACCACAGCGGCAAGAAAAAGACAGGTCATAGCAGAACTTAAAAAGCTGGAACTGGTATGGAAGCGAAAGGAGTGTCAGCAAGTATTCGGGTATATGATTCCTCACATTCCCACTCCATCAGATACTGGCAAGCAGGTTGTACAATAAACTGATTAACAAAAAAGCCTCTGCATCTGCAGAGGCTTTTTACTTCTAATTGTTAAAATTATAATTGTTTATCCCACCACACTCTACCAACAAGCTGGTCTCCACCTGTAAGGCGAGTTACGGCTTCGGTATAATTTGCTTTATTATTGATAATTTCCGTTTGCAGATAGATCATCCTTCTGGGAATTACGCCACCGGTAACATTACCAGGATAAGTAACCGGAGTAAGCTGCGGATAACCTGATCTTTTCCAGTTAAACCATGTTTCTAAAAAGTTAAACATACTTCCTGTAGCAATCCAGTATTGTGTATTGATCGCTTTTAAGGAGGCATCTAAAGAAGATTCATCCAATGGATTAGCAGTCGCAAAGGCATCTGCTTCGGCCACCGGAATGGTAGCAGAAGGGTCTAACTGAGATAAGGTAGTAATAGCACCTACTACTCCATTTTTATAATGCTCAGCAGCCGTACCGGGAACATTCCAGCCTCTTGCTTTCGCTTCAGCCAGGAGTAATTCTGTTTCTGCATAGGTAAGCACCAACAGGGTTCCGTCCCTTTTCAGATACGTGTTAATGCGTGGCCTGGAATATTTACCCAATGGGGCAATGTCATTCCCTGTACCTGTAGAACCAGGATATCCGGCTGAAGACCTGATATCAAAAGGCCCGCCAGTGAGATCAAAGCCATTGGGCATACCTACTTGGACAGCAGGAGTATTGTCACCGGCCAGTGTTTGATTGGCATTATTGGTTAATCCTGCTTGCGGTACTTCTGCAATTGCCCTTAAACGTGGATCATTCGCTGCTTTTAAGGCATCTATTATCGTTTTCGACCAGCGTACTTCCCGGAAATCATCTGCTACCTGCAATACACCAAAATAACTGGACTGCGCTGAATTGATATCGCCTTTAAATTTAGCATTGTCTTCAATAGAGGTAAATACGCCTCCGGCAGCGGCTTTTTCTGTCCATGCTTTGGCAGTAGTAGGGTCTACTTTCGTTAAACGCATAGCGACTCTCAGCATGAGGGAATAACCGAATTTTTTCCATTTGGCTATGTCCCCTGCATAATACAGATCTCCGGTTATAGCCGGTTTAGAGGCATCCAGGGCAGCTGTTGCCTGCTCAAGTTCTGTAAGCATAGACATGTAAATAGATTCCTGGGTATCATATTTAGGGAAAGAAACTCCTTGTTTGGCTTTGAAAGCTTCAGAGTAAGGCATATCTCCATAGGTATCTGTACCTTTCTGAAAATTTAATACCTGCATAATTCTGCCAACCTGATGTAAATTAGAAAACCGCTCTTTACCTTCGGTAAGCTTAATCATTTCGGCCAGTGTAGTGCCTACGCCGTAGGTATTATTAAAGATGGCCGCCTGATAACTGGCAGAGTTCTGCGTATTGATATACTTATCTCCATTTCCATAATAATTATAGGTAGAAGCCAGTACCTGCATCATGGTACTCTGGTACAACATACTATTATACCCCTGGTTAATTACCCCGTTCTGTGCATTGGGCAGAAAGTAATTAGGGTCCCAGTTCGCCTCGCTTGCCTGGGTGGGGTCGGTATTAATGTCATCAAAATTATCTGTACATCCTGCCGCCATCATAAATAGCAGAGCAAGTATGAATATCGAATTTCTTTTCATATTATGTTATTCTTATTTAAATACAACGTTAAGAGTGAACCCGTAAGTGCGTGTAGATGGAAGCTGTGAACCTTCCACGCCTGCATACCTTATATCAGAAGAGATACCTGCCTCCGGATCAAAATTTTCAGTATGTTTTAGTAAAGTTGCCAGGTTTCTTCCCACGGCTGAAAGGGTAACCGATTGAACAGGTAATTTACCCAGCAAGGCAGAAGGAAGACTATATCCGATCACTACTTGTCTTAACTTGATAAAATCAGCATCAAACACCGATAATTTGGAAATATTAGTGGCCAGTTGCGGATAATACGTATAAGCGGGCACATTTACTGTATTAACTGCACCTTCAGCTGTAACACCAGTAGCTACAATGCCTGTTTCCCGGCCTTCCAGCGTCATTTGATGAAGCCCTCTTACGATAGAATAATGGTTGGTAGCTGACAATACTTTGGCACCGAAATTATAATCAAACAGGAATGAGAAGCTGAAATCTTTAATAGAAAAGCTATTATTTAAGCCTCCATACAGTTTTGGCAAGGCTGTTCCCATTGGCGTTAAGGTTCCTCTCTCCGGCACGCCGTTGGTACCGATAATTACATTTCCATTGGCATCATACTTATAGTCATAGGCCATAATCTGGGCAGCAGCCATTCCTTTTACGTGTGCCACATTTGCATTTAAAGGGCGGTAGGTACCTAAACCAAGAGTAGTTGTTCCGCCATCTCCATCAATATCAACAATCGTATTTTTAATATTGGTCATGTTGAAAGAAACATCCCATTTAAAATTGTTGGTCATCACAGGGGTACCGGTAAGCAATACCTCAAGCCCTTTATTCTGAGTAGAACCCAGATTCAGTACCTGAGA from Rhodocytophaga rosea carries:
- a CDS encoding long-chain fatty aldehyde decarbonylase, with the protein product METQIMINSDTVRRRKVIADVLSQAISGELVGMSNFASLAGLMADIHEKMEAVEHAESERQHALGFQRIASANDLPVVANIEGVYWKTLRDKFLKYAQKGDFIACLIIQEVMLESFAVSMYKDAGEAIGGEIGALLLQTSDQEKEHLSHATEILQQELQLNKSLFIQKFKAIHEDVMTILAQWTASTDSMGHCGVCNGNCMKDDLDEIGLSIRYVRANALRTYARALDAIGLPGEETTVWIVNLPF
- a CDS encoding acyl-CoA carboxylase subunit beta yields the protein MNIEFDKNEDSYKQLLFQLESRLKKVQAGGGAKKIEAHHQKGKLTARERINYLIDKNSYFLEIGAFAGEDMYQEDGGCPSGGVVTGIGYVSGRQCVIVANDATVKAGAWFPITAKKNLRAQEISMENRLPIIYLVDSAGVYLPMQDEIFPDKEHFGRQFRNNALMSSMGIVQVAAIMGSCVAGGAYLPIMSDEAMIVDKTGSIFLAGSYLVKAAIGEEVDNETLGGATMHCEISGVTDNKYDSDEQCLDAIRGIFDKMGQSQLAGFSKVVPLPPKKAAKDIYSIIPADRVKPYNMLEIIERLVDDSQFDQYKAKYGQSLLCGLARIEGWAVGIVANQRKVVKSGKGEMQMGGVIYSDSADKAARFIMNCNQKKIPLLFLQDVTGFMVGSRAEQGGIIKDGAKMVNAMANSVVPKFTIIIGNSYGAGNYAMCGKAYDPRLIFSWPTAQMAVMSGASAAKTLLQIQVSTLKARGETVTPEAEKALLEKITSQYNEQLSPYYAAARLWVDGIIDPIETRKVIAMGIEAANHAPIKKRYNVGVIQT
- a CDS encoding SusD/RagB family nutrient-binding outer membrane lipoprotein, whose amino-acid sequence is MKRNSIFILALLFMMAAGCTDNFDDINTDPTQASEANWDPNYFLPNAQNGVINQGYNSMLYQSTMMQVLASTYNYYGNGDKYINTQNSASYQAAIFNNTYGVGTTLAEMIKLTEGKERFSNLHQVGRIMQVLNFQKGTDTYGDMPYSEAFKAKQGVSFPKYDTQESIYMSMLTELEQATAALDASKPAITGDLYYAGDIAKWKKFGYSLMLRVAMRLTKVDPTTAKAWTEKAAAGGVFTSIEDNAKFKGDINSAQSSYFGVLQVADDFREVRWSKTIIDALKAANDPRLRAIAEVPQAGLTNNANQTLAGDNTPAVQVGMPNGFDLTGGPFDIRSSAGYPGSTGTGNDIAPLGKYSRPRINTYLKRDGTLLVLTYAETELLLAEAKARGWNVPGTAAEHYKNGVVGAITTLSQLDPSATIPVAEADAFATANPLDESSLDASLKAINTQYWIATGSMFNFLETWFNWKRSGYPQLTPVTYPGNVTGGVIPRRMIYLQTEIINNKANYTEAVTRLTGGDQLVGRVWWDKQL
- a CDS encoding patatin-like phospholipase family protein, which gives rise to MNPSKPKKYKSILSIDGGGVRGIIAAQILATLEHRLQARTGNPESRLADYFDLIAGTGTGAILACAYLSPVKPHIHSARFNASQVVDLYVKYAATIFNETFDHKIVSLGGLIDEKYSSTEIEKVFNSYFEDLHLKHLLKPCLITAYDITKRNAYFFNRTSAMDKPSADFFVRDVARAATALPTYFECKEIQSFSGVGYTLIDGSIFANNPALCAFTEARKIFSQQEPQLRSLPIEQLLIFSLGTGLPKTQYTYEDAKDWGLAAWSKPIIDIAATANAETVDYHLSQLYENIGKSNQYLRINPELPIDIEADIDNAEPENLTSLKELGITLTEEYEDKIDEFVKLLLATV
- a CDS encoding GNAT family N-acetyltransferase; this translates as MIRIAEPSDNEPLLVLTASNPMQGSISLRIDRKPDFFSLLEARGKSITYVLEKNSRIIGSFSASKNKVFVNKQATDLYYLSDLKIDNAFRSQVYAFKLVSQMQHYLQSQGADLLFCTVADGNNRVLPVFEGRAALPVFHILGKFSVYQFLPARKPVKNSTYQICQQAFDADLLKQFNQFYQQYQLGKILCADPVQSQAVLVAYIQKQPVAAITLIDTLPYKQNVIIGLKPYLKMLVYTVNSLGKVLPLFPLPEIGEAIKILYINNFYCLKGQEAALLDLVNQARHQAFTGNFHFVSIGLHEKDPLLSCFKQFYKFEFKSVGYITSLKNNTALLNEIMAGVPFEDYSLV
- a CDS encoding DNA polymerase beta superfamily protein, with translation MTIEQLKAQNLIIFECISGSKAYGTSLPTSDTDIRGVFVLPESDFYGMGYIEQVNDTNNDIVYYELKRFIELLYKNNPNILEMLNAPEDCVLIRHPLFEQIRPELFLSKLCKVTLAGYARAQVQKARGLNKKIVNPVAPERKEIIDFCYVTAGIGSQPAREWLAGKSWVQERCGLVNVPHIKNLYALFYDDTPAASFGFSGIYRNDSSNDVSLSSVPAGMEPATYLSFNKDGYSTYCKDYKDYWEWVENRNQERYANTLQHGKNYDAKNMMHTIRLLEMAEEIAVQKHILVRRPNRDELLKIRGGAYSYEELLALSEQKMERIEQAYEASGLPDHPDYQKINLLLADLRKKFYTRS
- a CDS encoding fatty acid desaturase family protein, which translates into the protein MKEEIVYPIPYRLNLTIGGSCFAGALLVLYMGSHTEKMLYQSGLAILFAILMIPLYSLIHEAEHDMMHPNRKLNYWLGVVLSWIFVAPFTFIRKCHLNHHKHNRTDYEMWDLYYAHQQKWLRQGYFYIVRLGMEWIMIVVAVVLFALLPKLVFSKLFSWNHEIKGIIQGANKDKLLVKIRLESYLVIAFQFIIFFLLKLDIYFLIGAYFCHAFVWSSQNYVTHAFSPRDIINGAHNLKMPLLVRYLYLNFNIHLAHHQYPKMPWIYLPKCIQSTTKELSFWHIYIKLWLGPELTREPSPVADKEIHSA